In one window of Musa acuminata AAA Group cultivar baxijiao chromosome BXJ3-2, Cavendish_Baxijiao_AAA, whole genome shotgun sequence DNA:
- the LOC135631142 gene encoding sucrose synthase 2-like — protein MPQRSLTRAHSVRERIGDSLSSHPNELVALFSRFIHQGKGMLQPHQLLAEYAAAFSEADKEKLKDGAFEDVIKAAQEAIVIPPWVALAIRPRPGVWEYVRVNISELAVEELTVPEYLHFKEELVDGSSQNNFVLELDFEPFNASFPRPSLSKSIGNGVQFLNRHLSSKLFQDKESLYPLLNFLRKHNYKGMSMMLNDRIQSLSALRAALRKAEQHLLSIPSDTPYSEFHHRFQELGLEKGWGDKSQRVYENIHLLLDLLEAPDPTTLETFLGTIPMMFNVVILSPHGYFAQANVLGYPDTGGQVVYILDQVRALENEMLLRIKRQGLDITPRILIVSRLLPDAVGTTCGQRLEKVLGTEHTHILRVPFRTDNGIVRKWISRFEVWPYLETYTEDVANELAAELQATPDLIIGNYSDGNLVSTLLAHKLGVTQCTIAHALEKTKYPNSDIYWKKFEDQYHFSCQFTADLIAMNHADFIITSTFQEIAGSKDTVGQYESHTAFTLPGLYRVVHGIDVFDPKFNIVSPGADLSIYFPYTEKHKRLTSLHPEIEELLFNPVDNTEHKGVLNDKKKPIIFSMARLDRVKNLTGLVEFYGRSDRLKELANLVVVCGDHGKESKDLEEQAEFKKMYSLIEKYNLHGHFRWISAQMNRVRNGELYRYIADTKGVFVQPAFYEAFGLTVVESMTCGLPTFATVHGGPGEIIVDGVSGYHIDPYQGDKAAEIVTNFFDKCKEDPSHWDKISLGGLQRIEEKYTWKLYSERLMTLTGVYGFWKYVSNLDRRETRRYLEMFYALKYRNLAVSVPLAVEGEAAVNGAK, from the exons ATGCCTCAGCGCAGCTTGACCCGTGCTCACAGCGTCCGGGAGCGCATCGGCGACTCTCTTTCTTCCCATCCAAATGAACTGGTGGCTCTTTTCTCAAG GTTCATTCATCAGGGAAAGGGGATGCTGCAGCCTCATCAGCTGTTGGCTGAATATGCAGCCGCCTTCTCTGAAGCAGACAAGGAAAAGCTCAAGGATGGTGCCTTTGAGGATGTCATCAAAGCCGCACAG GAAGCCATTGTCATCCCTCCATGGGTTGCTTTAGCTATCCGTCCAAGGCCAGGAGTTTGGGAATACGTCCGCGTGAATATCAGCGAGCTTGCCGTGGAAGAGCTGACGGTGCCGGAGTACCTGCACTTCAAGGAAGAACTTGTTGATGGCAG CTCGCAGAACAACTTTGTGCTGGAGTTGGATTTCGAGCCATTCAATGCTTCGTTTCCTCGTCCCTCGCTCTCAAAATCTATCGGGAATGGAGTGCAGTTCCTCAACCGTCATCTTTCTTCAAAGTTGTTCCAGGACAAAGAAAGCTTGTACCCATTGCTTAATTTCCTCCGGAAGCATAACTACAAGGGCATG TCGATGATGCTGAATGACAGAATACAAAGCCTTAGTGCTCTCCGAGCAGCATTAAGGAAGGCAGAGCAGCATCTGTTGAGCATCCCATCGGACACGCCATACTCGGAATTCCACCACAG ATTCCAAGAGCTTGGCTTGGAAAAGGGTTGGGGTGACAAATCTCAGCGCGTGTACGAGAATATTCACCTGCTACTAGATCTTCTTGAGGCCCCTGATCCGACCACCTTGGAGACTTTCCTCGGAACAATTCCTATGATGTTCAACGTCGTGATCCTTTCTCCGCACGGCTACTTTGCTCAAGCTAATGTCTTGGGGTATCCCGACACTGGTGGTCAG GTTGTCTACATTCTGGATCAAGTCCGTGCCTTAGAAAATGAGATGCTACTGAGGATCAAGCGCCAAGGGCTTGATATCACGCCTCGAATTCTCATT GTTTCCAGATTGCTTCCTGATGCAGTAGGCACCACTTGCGGGCAGAGACTTGAGAAGGTCCTTGGAACTGAACACACCCATATACTTCGAGTGCCATTTAGAACGGATAATGGAATTGTCCGCAAATGGATCTCCCGTTTTGAAGTGTGGCCTTACCTAGAGACCTACACCGAG gATGTTGCAAATGAGTTGGCAGCAGAACTGCAGGCCACTCCTGATCTAATCATTGGAAACTACAGTGATGGAAATCTGGTGTCAACTTTGCTTGCACATAAATTGGGAGTCACCCAG TGCACCATTGCCCATGCGCTCGAGAAAACCAAGTATCCCAACTCGGACATCTACTGGAAGAAGTTCGAGGACCAGTATCATTTCTCGTGCCAATTCACGGCTGATTTGATCGCAATGAACCATGCCGACTTCATCATCACCAGCACCTTCCAGGAGATTGCTGGAAG CAAGGACACCGTGGGGCAGTACGAGTCTCACACTGCCTTCACTCTTCCTGGGCTCTACCGAGTCGTCCACGGAATTGATGTCTTCGACCCAAAGTTCAACATTGTTTCTCCTGGTGCTGACTTGTCCATTTACTTCCCGTACACTGAGAAGCACAAGAGACTCACTTCCCTCCACCCAGAGATTGAGGAGCTGCTCTTCAATCCTGTCGATAACACCGAGCACAA GGGTGTTctgaatgacaaaaagaaaccCATTATATTCTCCATGGCGAGACTGGACCGAGTGAAGAACTTAACAGGTCTGGTCGAATTCTATGGCCGGAGTGATCGCCTGAAGGAGCTGGCGAACCTTGTGGTGGTTTGTGGAGACCATGGCAAAGAATCAAAGGATCTGGAGGAACAAGCAGAATTCAAGAAGATGTACAGTCTCATTGAGAAGTACAATCTGCATGGGCATTTCAGGTGGATCTCTGCCCAAATGAACCGAGTTCGCAATGGGGAGCTCTACCGATACATTGCCGACACGAAAGGAGTTTTCGTTCAA CCTGCATTCTACGAAGCGTTTGGGCTCACTGTCGTCGAATCCATGACTTGCGGACTGCCGACATTTGCCACTGTTCATGGAGGACCTGGTGAAATTATAGTGGATGGGGTGTCTGGTTACCACATCGATCCTTACCAGGGCGACAAAGCTGCCGAAATCGTCACAAACTTCTTTGATAAGTGCAAGGAAGACCCGAGCCACTGGGACAAAATTTCCCTAGGAGGGCTGCAAAGAATCGAAGAGAA GTACACCTGGAAGCTCTACTCTGAGAGGCTGATGACACTGACTGGAGTTTATGGTTTCTGGAAGTACGTATCGAACCTGGACCGGCGTGAGACTCGTCGTTACCTCGAGATGTTCTACGCCCTCAAATACCGCAATTTG GCTGTGTCTGTACCACTGGCAGTTGAAGGAGAAGCTGCAGTTAATGGCGCCAAGTAG